A part of Melittangium boletus DSM 14713 genomic DNA contains:
- a CDS encoding DUF7594 domain-containing protein has protein sequence MRGQWWGMRGVGGVAALVLLTHCGGTEPGTPDKGTSEALSPAVLRQEAVTVVSFGATSDARVEASRPSGRFGGEPTLGVDTSPEEQSLLRFDISGIPPASITRAVLRLYAIDGTNNGPRVFATNPYFAELAVDWYNRGQPIGAALDDQGVIHPGTYVEFDVTAAVHGNDTVGFTLRPDSSDGVDFASREESREERRPRLLVTVDPAAGCLPRTDTRTLEVVASHDGYASQAEPTRRFGSAPSLRVGTSPRQEAFLRFNGYAIPEHWTQRDVSLRLFVENATDAGPRLYEASTNWPSDPNLGLDFDWNTRPTPLGPIIGGSFQFPNRWESSSVAHVVTTPGQAHAFGLIPDSSDVATIASANAPDETRRPRLAIALESEPYCTYQGSGGGFTGWTKRYGGAGSEQLHALATDAQGGFVALGFFGDSPFSTGQGFALARYAADGTPQWTREVTHDNVRATALTVTPEGNILVVGHYLGTPDLGTGPLPGTSGFFIAKFAPTGRTVWSHGFNADNGLPEDDFSYTPVYPAAVATDAQGSLVVSGNFYGQMDLGGGLISAGHASIGLTDAYAGGFVAKFDWQGQHVFSRALEAAVATPTAYVRTVATDTAGNVLLGGRASALANLGDGRLGQSTPFIAKYGPTGAFLGKRVFPGVFGEVVALQGRSTGDVAFNANLGGPFSFGGIAYVGGEPSDEVLPENLSGFTGTLSASGADGWLRPVDTSWGRIGALVTGSDGGITVTGHASATYDLGGGPLGPPYSNGPQTAFVAHYSTWGEHRWSRSFDANFRLPGMITPELRLALQPGGSVLVGGSFLGAIQLDGVHYTSSGESDLFYFQLLP, from the coding sequence TGCTGCTGACACATTGTGGGGGGACGGAGCCAGGCACGCCGGACAAGGGCACCTCGGAGGCCCTGTCGCCCGCCGTGCTGCGTCAGGAAGCGGTCACGGTGGTGAGCTTCGGGGCGACCTCCGACGCGCGCGTGGAAGCCTCGCGTCCCAGTGGCCGCTTCGGCGGCGAACCCACGCTGGGCGTGGACACCTCCCCCGAGGAGCAGAGCCTCCTGCGCTTCGACATCAGCGGGATTCCCCCCGCGTCCATCACGCGCGCGGTGCTGCGGCTGTACGCGATCGACGGCACGAACAACGGGCCGCGCGTATTCGCCACCAACCCCTATTTCGCCGAGCTGGCCGTCGACTGGTACAACCGAGGGCAGCCGATAGGCGCCGCCCTGGATGACCAGGGCGTCATCCACCCCGGCACCTATGTGGAGTTCGACGTGACGGCCGCCGTGCACGGCAACGACACCGTCGGCTTCACGCTCCGCCCGGACTCGAGCGATGGCGTGGACTTCGCCTCCCGGGAGGAGAGCCGCGAGGAGCGCCGGCCCCGGCTCCTCGTCACGGTGGACCCCGCCGCGGGATGCCTGCCCCGCACGGACACCCGGACGCTGGAAGTCGTGGCCTCGCATGATGGCTACGCCTCCCAGGCCGAGCCCACCCGCCGCTTCGGAAGCGCCCCCTCGCTGAGGGTGGGCACGTCTCCGCGCCAGGAGGCGTTCCTGCGCTTCAACGGATACGCCATTCCCGAGCACTGGACGCAGCGCGACGTGTCCCTGCGCTTGTTCGTCGAGAACGCCACGGACGCGGGTCCACGCCTCTACGAGGCCAGCACGAACTGGCCCTCGGATCCCAACCTGGGCCTGGATTTCGACTGGAACACCCGGCCGACTCCCCTGGGCCCCATCATTGGAGGCAGCTTCCAATTCCCGAACCGCTGGGAGTCGTCGAGCGTGGCGCACGTGGTGACCACGCCCGGCCAGGCCCATGCCTTTGGCCTGATACCGGACTCGTCCGACGTGGCGACCATCGCCTCGGCGAACGCGCCCGACGAGACCCGCCGGCCCCGGCTGGCGATCGCCCTCGAGTCCGAGCCCTACTGCACCTACCAGGGCTCGGGCGGCGGGTTCACCGGCTGGACGAAGCGCTACGGCGGCGCGGGCTCCGAACAGCTCCACGCCCTGGCCACGGACGCGCAGGGCGGTTTCGTGGCGTTGGGCTTCTTCGGGGACTCGCCCTTCTCCACCGGGCAGGGCTTCGCCCTGGCGCGCTACGCCGCGGACGGCACGCCCCAATGGACCCGGGAGGTGACGCATGACAACGTCCGCGCGACGGCCCTCACCGTGACGCCCGAGGGCAACATCCTCGTGGTGGGCCACTACCTGGGGACGCCCGACCTGGGCACGGGTCCCCTGCCCGGCACCAGCGGCTTCTTCATCGCGAAGTTCGCTCCGACGGGCCGCACGGTGTGGTCCCACGGCTTCAACGCCGACAACGGATTGCCCGAGGACGATTTCAGCTACACGCCCGTCTACCCCGCGGCGGTGGCCACGGATGCCCAGGGCAGCCTCGTCGTCTCCGGCAACTTCTACGGCCAGATGGACCTGGGCGGCGGTCTCATCTCCGCGGGTCACGCCAGCATCGGCCTGACGGATGCCTACGCGGGCGGCTTCGTCGCGAAGTTCGACTGGCAGGGCCAGCACGTGTTCTCGCGGGCCCTCGAGGCCGCCGTCGCCACGCCCACCGCCTACGTGCGGACCGTGGCCACGGACACTGCGGGCAATGTCCTGCTGGGGGGAAGAGCGAGCGCGCTCGCCAACCTGGGAGACGGTCGCCTGGGCCAGTCCACGCCCTTCATCGCGAAGTACGGCCCCACGGGCGCGTTCCTGGGGAAGCGGGTGTTCCCCGGCGTCTTCGGCGAGGTCGTCGCCCTCCAGGGCCGGAGCACCGGCGACGTGGCCTTCAACGCCAACCTGGGCGGCCCCTTCTCCTTCGGAGGCATCGCGTACGTGGGCGGAGAGCCATCCGATGAGGTGTTGCCGGAAAACCTCTCGGGCTTCACCGGAACGCTGAGCGCCTCGGGGGCGGACGGTTGGCTCCGGCCGGTGGACACGTCCTGGGGCCGGATCGGCGCGCTCGTCACCGGGAGCGATGGCGGCATCACGGTCACCGGGCACGCGAGCGCCACCTACGACCTGGGCGGCGGCCCCCTGGGCCCTCCTTATAGTAACGGTCCGCAGACGGCCTTCGTGGCGCACTACTCCACCTGGGGAGAGCACCGCTGGTCCCGCTCCTTCGACGCGAACTTCCGGCTCCCCGGGATGATCACCCCCGAGTTGCGCCTGGCGCTCCAGCCCGGAGGCTCGGTGCTCGTCGGTGGCTCCTTCCTCGGAGCCATTCAACTGGACGGGGTGCACTACACGTCGAGCGGCGAGTCGGACCTGTTCTACTTCCAACTCCTGCCATAG
- a CDS encoding SDR family NAD(P)-dependent oxidoreductase: MRLKNKVALITGGNSGIGLATARLFLAEGARVAITGRNAETLDAAAKELGSGLLTFQADVKDVEATERAIAHAAERLGPLDIVFANAGVGGSTPLGKTGLAAFEEVLRVNLTAVFFTVQAAVPHLRDGASVVLNGSVHSVLGAPGYAAYAASKAGVRSMARVLASELSPRGIRVNVVSPGAAHTPIWSAQASSPEAYAALEKRISRGIPLGRMGDAEEVAKTVLFLASDDASNIQAAEFFVDGGTTGSPMGAPIYLR; the protein is encoded by the coding sequence ATGCGACTCAAGAACAAGGTGGCGTTGATCACGGGTGGAAACAGCGGCATCGGCCTGGCCACGGCGCGGTTGTTCCTCGCCGAGGGAGCTCGGGTCGCCATCACGGGGCGCAACGCGGAAACGCTCGACGCCGCGGCGAAGGAACTGGGCTCCGGGCTGCTCACCTTCCAGGCGGACGTGAAGGACGTGGAGGCGACGGAGCGGGCCATTGCCCACGCCGCCGAGCGGCTGGGGCCCTTGGACATCGTGTTCGCCAACGCGGGCGTTGGCGGCTCGACGCCCCTGGGCAAGACGGGCTTGGCGGCTTTCGAGGAGGTGCTGCGCGTCAACCTCACGGCGGTGTTCTTCACCGTCCAGGCCGCCGTGCCCCACCTGCGCGACGGGGCATCGGTGGTGCTCAACGGCTCGGTGCACAGCGTGTTGGGCGCGCCCGGCTACGCGGCCTACGCGGCGAGCAAGGCGGGGGTGCGGTCCATGGCGCGCGTGCTGGCCTCGGAGCTGTCTCCGCGCGGCATCCGGGTCAACGTGGTGTCGCCTGGCGCGGCCCATACGCCCATCTGGTCCGCGCAGGCGTCCTCGCCCGAGGCATATGCCGCGCTGGAGAAGCGCATCTCCCGGGGCATTCCGCTCGGGCGCATGGGGGACGCCGAGGAGGTGGCCAAGACGGTGTTGTTCCTCGCGTCGGACGATGCCTCCAACATCCAGGCCGCCGAGTTCTTCGTCGATGGAGGCACCACGGGCTCACCCATGGGCGCGCCCATCTACTTGCGGTGA